Proteins encoded in a region of the Candidatus Scalindua japonica genome:
- a CDS encoding transposase, whose protein sequence is MPRIARVVVPQYPHHITQRGTNKLEIFIDNEDRHHFLKLLNELTNKTESEVGAYCLMDNHFHLLISPNSRDGLGQCLHGTTFRYAQYFNMKYSRSGRLWQNRYFSCPIDKNEYYWAVVKYIEMNPVRAGIVKKPELWDWSSASEHIKGEHDGKINLHKWSKEDREQYMELILDEKNENNIRKATSTGRPLGGVNFFEKLRGILNRDLSRKKGGRPRNKKQNQ, encoded by the coding sequence ATGCCTAGAATTGCAAGAGTAGTGGTTCCACAATATCCTCATCATATTACTCAAAGAGGAACAAATAAGTTAGAAATATTTATTGACAATGAAGACCGTCATCACTTTCTAAAGCTTCTTAATGAATTGACAAACAAAACAGAATCAGAAGTAGGGGCATACTGTTTAATGGACAACCATTTTCATTTGCTTATTTCACCAAACAGCAGAGATGGTTTAGGTCAATGTTTGCATGGTACTACTTTTCGATATGCCCAATATTTTAATATGAAATATAGTAGAAGCGGGAGGCTATGGCAAAATCGCTATTTTTCGTGCCCTATTGATAAAAATGAATATTATTGGGCAGTTGTAAAATACATAGAGATGAATCCTGTAAGGGCAGGAATTGTTAAAAAGCCTGAGCTGTGGGACTGGTCAAGTGCCAGTGAACATATAAAAGGTGAACATGATGGAAAGATTAATCTTCACAAATGGTCAAAAGAAGATAGAGAACAATATATGGAATTAATACTTGATGAGAAAAATGAAAATAATATCAGAAAAGCAACTTCAACAGGTAGGCCATTAGGTGGCGTAAATTTCTTTGAAAAACTAAGAGGAATTCTTAACCGAGATTTAAGCCGTAAGAAGGGAGGAAGACCTCGCAACAAGAAGCAAAACCAATAA
- a CDS encoding CBS domain-containing protein, translating to MIAKNIINRGVITVRENENLAQLMAKFHTYNNHTLPVTGQDNNILGIIKS from the coding sequence ATGATTGCAAAAAATATAATAAACAGAGGGGTTATAACAGTAAGAGAGAACGAAAACCTGGCCCAACTTATGGCAAAATTTCACACTTATAACAATCACACACTTCCCGTCACTGGCCAGGACAACAACATTTTAGGGATCATTAAATCTTAG
- a CDS encoding tellurite resistance/C4-dicarboxylate transporter family protein, producing MNVISNTIKGLHPAYFAMVMSTGIISIASKLLGFTDIAYALFYINIVAYAIILPIQILRAFMFWDNLYKDLCNAKLSLVFFTTVAATNVLGAQFITIVNQPEIAKIFWYFGILLWVIVSLFAFSILFIKCEEGPESVIHGGWLIATVGTQSVAVLGAALASEFVSGGSFVLFSSLVWWMIGAFLYVILITLLFYRLVFFKLVPEALIPPYWINMGAIAITTLAGSIICLTIPKIGGVFTDFLTFTKGFTLFFWSFGTWWIPLLIILGIWKFFVRKQQFKYTPLDWGMVFPLGMYTACTYKLSQALEIPFIANISKYFIYLAYIGWTIIFVSMLISIFKAVTAKETTAK from the coding sequence ATGAACGTTATTAGTAATACAATCAAAGGGTTGCACCCCGCCTATTTTGCGATGGTAATGTCTACGGGCATAATTTCCATTGCATCCAAACTTTTAGGTTTTACCGATATTGCATACGCGCTTTTTTATATAAATATTGTTGCATATGCGATTATATTGCCTATTCAGATACTACGTGCATTTATGTTCTGGGATAACTTATATAAAGACCTTTGCAATGCCAAACTAAGTCTTGTTTTTTTTACTACAGTTGCGGCGACAAATGTGCTGGGTGCACAATTTATTACTATAGTAAATCAACCGGAAATCGCAAAAATTTTCTGGTATTTTGGTATCCTTCTCTGGGTTATTGTTTCGTTATTCGCGTTCAGCATACTCTTTATCAAGTGCGAGGAAGGTCCGGAATCAGTTATACACGGAGGCTGGCTGATAGCTACCGTGGGAACACAATCAGTGGCAGTTCTCGGTGCGGCACTTGCATCTGAATTTGTAAGCGGTGGGAGTTTTGTGTTGTTTTCTTCACTTGTGTGGTGGATGATCGGAGCATTCCTCTATGTAATTTTGATTACACTGCTGTTCTATCGATTGGTATTCTTCAAGCTAGTTCCGGAGGCATTGATACCGCCTTACTGGATTAATATGGGGGCAATTGCCATCACCACTCTAGCAGGTTCAATAATATGCTTAACCATCCCTAAAATAGGTGGAGTTTTTACTGATTTCTTAACATTCACAAAGGGATTTACACTGTTTTTCTGGTCATTCGGTACATGGTGGATACCGCTTTTAATAATTTTAGGAATCTGGAAGTTCTTTGTACGTAAACAACAGTTTAAGTATACGCCGCTAGATTGGGGCATGGTCTTTCCATTGGGTATGTATACGGCCTGTACATATAAACTTTCACAGGCTTTAGAAATTCCGTTTATTGCAAACATTTCAAAATATTTTATCTATCTCGCTTACATTGGATGGACAATTATATTTGTCAGTATGCTGATTTCAATATTTAAGGCTGTAACGGCAAAGGAAACTACTGCAAAATAG
- a CDS encoding tetratricopeptide repeat protein: MKKSHKRVKSVCFINLLVSVLLIAGSSKSIFAENIFESPQNIQYSQSKYSGNALFEYLISEDDEHIGLAEVSLLLANEEHSEIKIEDYVECVDWYARMIKVRITDGDGPMSKIKIINKFLFDELGFVYVQTGNLEDLYLNKVIDRRKGNCIGLTILYLSIAERLGLPLFGVNVPEHIFVRYDDGKQKINIEMGHKGMSLPDSFYVSNSVERFDEESITHGCYLQSLNKKEVISNILLNRSKIRRENGDHKGALGDCKKSILLNPKNPGAFCNMGVVYEKMGLIAEAIKNYSMAISLNKKYASAYYNRGSLLGVEGRYGKAIEDFNEAIAISPRFTLSYLNRAIAFKKIGKIDKAILDYDKIIEIDPDYAQAYCNRGVAFAETGRFDNAMNDLNKAIELDPYLSDAYFSRAIFFADCNKLKEAIEDFGKCISLTPNKVFTYYLRGKMYKETGELEKAVRDFSKAITLNPSMAGLYIDRGVLLLQTGRLDEAIADFDKSLELFPGNPVAFRYRGQSFKEKGEYGKAIDDLETVLKIAPDIPSANIIRKEIEALR; the protein is encoded by the coding sequence ATGAAGAAGAGTCATAAAAGAGTAAAAAGCGTCTGCTTTATAAATCTATTGGTATCTGTTCTGCTTATAGCCGGTAGCTCAAAAAGTATATTTGCAGAAAACATCTTTGAAAGTCCTCAGAACATTCAATACAGTCAGTCAAAATATTCAGGCAATGCATTGTTTGAATATTTGATATCAGAGGACGATGAGCACATTGGTCTGGCTGAAGTTTCGTTGTTATTAGCAAATGAGGAGCATTCTGAAATTAAGATAGAGGATTATGTGGAGTGTGTTGATTGGTACGCAAGAATGATAAAGGTACGAATCACAGATGGTGATGGGCCAATGTCGAAAATAAAAATAATAAATAAATTTCTATTTGATGAACTGGGATTTGTTTATGTGCAGACTGGTAATCTGGAGGATTTATATTTAAATAAAGTAATTGATCGGAGAAAAGGAAATTGTATAGGACTAACTATCTTATACCTCTCTATTGCGGAGAGACTCGGGTTACCTTTGTTTGGCGTTAATGTTCCGGAGCATATTTTCGTCAGATATGATGATGGCAAACAGAAGATAAATATTGAGATGGGTCACAAGGGAATGAGTCTGCCGGACTCATTTTATGTATCAAATAGTGTGGAGCGATTTGATGAAGAGAGTATCACCCATGGATGCTATTTACAGAGTTTGAATAAAAAGGAAGTAATTTCGAATATATTATTAAATCGTTCTAAAATAAGAAGAGAGAATGGGGATCATAAGGGAGCTCTTGGAGATTGTAAAAAGTCTATATTATTAAATCCTAAAAACCCTGGCGCTTTCTGTAACATGGGGGTGGTTTACGAAAAAATGGGTTTAATTGCTGAGGCAATAAAGAACTATAGTATGGCAATATCACTTAATAAGAAATATGCCTCAGCGTATTATAACAGAGGTTCGCTTCTGGGCGTTGAGGGGAGATATGGCAAGGCAATAGAAGATTTTAATGAGGCGATTGCTATTAGTCCCAGGTTTACACTGTCCTATTTAAACAGGGCGATTGCGTTTAAGAAAATTGGGAAAATAGATAAAGCAATATTAGATTACGATAAAATAATTGAAATTGATCCTGATTACGCACAGGCGTATTGTAACAGAGGTGTCGCTTTTGCGGAAACAGGTAGATTTGATAATGCAATGAATGATCTAAATAAAGCAATCGAATTAGACCCTTATCTCAGTGATGCATATTTTTCGAGGGCAATATTCTTTGCTGACTGTAATAAACTGAAAGAAGCAATTGAAGATTTTGGGAAATGCATCAGTTTAACTCCGAATAAGGTCTTTACATATTACCTGAGAGGGAAGATGTATAAGGAAACCGGAGAGCTTGAGAAGGCAGTCCGGGATTTCAGTAAGGCAATAACCTTAAATCCTTCTATGGCAGGATTGTATATAGACAGGGGAGTACTCCTGCTGCAGACCGGAAGGCTAGATGAGGCTATAGCTGATTTTGATAAATCCCTTGAGCTGTTTCCCGGTAATCCGGTTGCTTTCAGGTACCGGGGGCAGTCGTTTAAAGAGAAAGGAGAGTATGGGAAAGCAATAGATGATTTAGAGACAGTTTTGAAGATTGCTCCCGATATACCCAGCGCAAATATTATTAGAAAAGAAATAGAGGCGTTGAGATAG